The DNA region AGCACCAGCCGATGGGCCAGCACCGGCACGGCCGCCGCTTTGATGTCGTCGGGGGTGACGTAATCCCGGCCCCGAATCAGCGCCAGGCCCTGGGAAGCGCGCAGCAGCGCCGCGCTCGCCCGCGGGCTGGCCCCCAGCTTCACCTCCGGATGCTTCCGGGTCGCTTCGGCAACGGCCACGATGTAGCCGAGCAGATCGTCCTGGACGCGGATGGTCCGCGTATACCGCTGGGCCGCCGCCACCTCTTCGGCCGAGGCGGCCGCCCCGATTTCCGCCAGCGGCTGGCGCTCCTTAAACCGCTGCAGGATGGCGACCCCTTCGCCGTGCGACGGGTATCCCATGGCAATCCGCATCAGGAACCGGTCCAGCTGCGCCTCCGGCAGGGGAAAGGTCCCCTGCTGGTCGATCGGGTTTTGCGTGGCCATGACAAAAAACGGAGACGCCAGCTCGTGCGTGACGCCGTCGATCGTCACCTGGCGCTCCTCCATGCATTCCAGCAAGCTGGATTGCGTGCGCGGCGTCGCCCGGTTGATCTCGTCCGCCAGCAGCACGTGCGTAAACACCGGACCCGGGCGAAACTCGAACTCCCCCGTTTTCTGATTGAAAAAATGAATGCCGCTCAGATCCGAAGGCAGCAGGTCCGGCGTAAACTGGACTCGCTTGAACCCGCCGCCGAGCGATTTAGCAAGCGCTTTCGCAAGCAGCGTTTTGCCTGTGCCGGGCACGTCCTCCAAGAGCACATGACCGTCCCCGAGCAGCGCAGCAAGCAGCAGATCGACCACCTCCTCCTTGCCGACGACCACCTCGCCGATATTGCGGCGAATCCGCCCGGTCAAATCCATCGCTTCCCGCAGTTCCATAAGTACCGACACCGCCTTTACCGATTTCTTCCTTTCTCCTTTCCATCTTACCAAAAAGCCCGGCCGCTTTATAGCTGAAGTCCGGGGGCTTCCTAAACCTTCAGCCGCTCCCGCAAATCGACGACCGACCGCATCGCATACTCCTTTTGTACCGGCTGGCCGTCCCGCAGGACGATCAGGCAGGGAACGCTGGAAATTTCCCATTGATCGCGAAGCCGCGGACTATAGTTAATATTCAGCTTGGATACCGGGATGCTCGGACCGGCCGCCAAAGCGATATCCAGCATTTTTTCCGCCAGTTTGCAGGTTCCGCACAGCGCCGTGAAGAAAAACAACGCCTCCTTGCCGGAGGCTGGTTCCGCGCGGTCGAGCCACTCCTGTTCCGTAATTTCGCGAATCGCCATAAGCCGCCTCTCCTTTAGGGGATTAAATTTTCAGCAGGTTAAACAACAATCTAATACCGCGAATTGCCGCGAAAAAACTGCCGCCAATGCGGCCAAGCTTTCGAGAAAACACCGTCGATAGACGTATCTTACCACAAAAAGCGGCCCTGCTCGCATCTGCATGCGAACGGGCCGCTCCTTTCGGCAATCCGGCAGCGGGGATAACCCGTCCTTTAAGCCGGGCGATTGGTGAACAGGTGGAAAGTTACTCCGAACTTGTCGGTAACTACAGCGTAAGCCGGGCTGAAATAAATGGACTGCAGCGGCAAATCGACGCGTCCGCCCTCTTTTAGGGCCTCGTAAAGCTGCTGCGTATAATCCGCCGTACTCGACGTGAGGCACACCGTAACCTGGCTGCCCGGTTGATGCGGCTCGCCCGGAAAAATATCGCACACATAAAGCTCCGTTTCCCCCAGCTTTAATATGGAATGCGCGATGCGCTTCTTCACTTCGTCAGTCATCGGCTGCTGGGGTTCGGGCATTTCGCCGAAGGTTTGCTTAAACGCCACCTTGGCCTGCAGCGCCTGCTCATAAAAAGCAATCGCTTCTTCGGCTTGTCCATTCAGGGCAATCAGGGGGGTTGTCAACAGAATCATGTAAACACACTCCTTAAGGATCAAATTGGCGGAACCCGAAAAGCGAAAGAGGCGATCTCCGTTTCCGCTTGATTCGATTCTTATTGTAGCCGATAATAGTGACAAGTATTGTCATAAATAAGAAACGCATACCGGCGTTTTTTTGATTTTTTATGCCCAATAAAAGAAACGGAGCGCTCCCCCATGTCCAAATCGAAACGTCTGATGGAATTGATGATGACCGTCAACCGCAAGCGAAAATTCACCGTGAAGGAATTGGCCCGGGAATTCGGCGTTTCTCCGCGCACGATCCTCAGGGACCTGCAGGAGCTGAGCGAACTGGGCGTACCGCTGTACTCCGAGGTCGGACCGCATGGCGGCTACCAGGTGCTGAACGAAAGAGTGCTGCCCCCCATCGCTTTTACCGAAGAGGAGGCGGTGTCCATCTTTTTCGCCAGCCATGCCTTGCGCCATTACCGCTTTCTCCCGTTTGAAACGGAAGCATCCTCCGCGCTCAGCAAGTTTTATCATTATATGCCCGGAGACGTCCGGGACCGCATCGATCAGATGAAAAACCGGGTCGACTTCGTGACGCCGGAAAGGCAGTCGGCTTTTCCTTATTTGGCGGTTCTGCTGGACGGCGCCGTCCGCCAAAAAGTGCTCCGCATCGGCTACGCCTCGCGTTCCGGCGCAACGAGCACCCGGCACATTCAGCCGATCGGGATCTACGCCAGCCGCGGTTTATGGTATTGCCCGGCGTATTGCTTCGAGCGCAAAGATTTCCGCTTGTTCCGCTGCGACCGCATCGGCTCGGCCGTCATCGAGGAAGCGGACGCCGCGCTGAAGCCGCTTGATCTGCGGCAGGTCCATCTCGGCAATTGGGAATCGTTCATCGGGAGAAAGCCGATGTACGCGGATTGCACCATCGAGCTGACTCCGCTGGGGATCGAGGCCTGCGAGGGCGAGATGCTGCGCCACTTCCGGCTTGAACTTCGCGAGGATGGCACGGGCCTGCTGCGGGGGCAAATTCCGCCGGGGGAAATTCCTTTTATGGCCGCCTTTTTCATCGGCTTGGGGCGGGAAGCGACCGTCATCCGGCCGCCGGAGCTTATCGCGGCGATCAAGCGCAAATTGACCGAACTGCTGGATCAATACAGCTGAGCGCAAAACCCGGGTGAGCCGCTGAACCAGCACGCTGGAGCGTGCTGGGCCATGCTGGATCATGCTGGACCATACTGGATCACGCTGAATCATACTGGATCACGCTGGGCCATACTGGTGACGCTGGACCATACTGGTGCACGCTGGACCATACTGGACCATGCTGAACTTTCAGAGCTCAAGCAAGAACATAAGGACAAAAAATGGCGTTATCCCGGCGAGATTACCCACTTTAATTAAAATAAAGGCAATTTATGCCGCTATTTTCTCGAACCGCAGAGTGAAGGCCGCCTTTTGTACGATTCATAGGAAAATAAGCACAAAAAATGCCGCTAATGGGGACAAGCAGGCCCGTATCCGAATAATAAGTACATAAAGTGCCGCTATTCTTGTGATATGGTGCTCCTCAGGCGGCCTGATCGCACACGATGATCATGCGGAGCCGCGGTTTCACTGCCCGCCCCGGTTCCGGTAGCCGCTGGGGGAATGGCCGGTAATTCTTTTGAACACCCGGGAAAAATAAAACATATCGTGATAGCCGAGCGCTTCCCCGATTTCCTTGATGCTCATTTCCGTATTGAGCAAAATGTTTTTCGCTTCGGCCACCTTCAGCCGGTGTATGAATTCATTTAACGGATACCCCGTGTATTCGTGGACGATCCTGCGCAGCGTCGACACGGAAATATGATGTCTGGCCGCCAGTTCCTCCGGCTCCCGGCGGGCGTACAGCGACCCGGAGATGTCCTCGATCACCTTGAGCACGAACCGCCCCCGGTTGCCCGTTTCGGCCTGGTCGGCCTGGGCGACCAGCTCGTACAGGAACGCTTCGAGCAGCAGCGAGGCGCGGTCCAGATTGCTCGGTACGCCGCTCTCCAGAAGCATGAACATCATTTCCATCCGGTTTACCGCCGAATCGTCGATCGCCGCCTTTTGGACCTGCGCCGGATGCTGCAGCCAGCTGCCCAGCCATTCTCCAACCCGCTCCCCCTCGACGGTAAAATAATACTCGTCCCAATACCCGTCCGCATGAGGGCCATAGTTGAACTCGGCACCGGGGAACAGGCAAAACCAGGAGCCCGCGGGAACCTTCTGCTTCTCCCCGCCGTCAACCTGGTAATACCCGCCCCCGCCGGTAATCACCACAAAAGCCCAATAGCTGAACTTCGCCTGAACGCGCCGCATCGTTCTGCCGGGTAAATGGCCGGCGTTGACCACCGTCAGCGAGCGGATTTTCCGCTTGCTGGCGTCGACGACCGGGTTGAACACGCGGATCGGATGCGGACTGATCATATAATCCAGATATTTTGTCATCCTGCACATTCTCCCTTTGGAATTCCTGTGCTAAATTAAGGGTGCCTGAACAAATAAAACAAACTCGCGGCGAATTTTGCTTCATTGTAGCAAATTCGCGCCGCTGACGAAAGGGAGCGAAGTGCGGAATATGAGCGAACTCAAAATCGGACTGATCGGCGCCGGATCGATCTCGGAATCCCACCTGCTGGCCTATCAGGCCAACCCGAAAGCCGCGCTGTGGGCCATCTGCGACCTCAATGAAAGCAGAGCCCGGGCCATGGCGCGGAAGTACAACATTCCTCATGTGTACACTGACTATCGCGACCTGCTCGCGAACCCCGATGTACAGGCGGTCAGCATCTGCACCTGGAACAACAGCCACGCCGAAATCAGCATCGCCGCCCTCGAAGCGGGCAAAAACGTCCTTTGCGAGAAGCCGCTCTGCATTACCGTAGACGAAGCGCTCCAGGTACAGGCAGCGGTGGAGCGGACCGGCAGGCTGCTGCAGGTCGGCTACGTGCGGCGTTATGCCTCGAACATCGCCGTGCTCAAAAAATTCATCGCTGCCGGGGACATCGGGGAGATCTATTTTGCCAAAGCGAGCCTGGTCCGGCGCCTCGGCAATCCCGGCGGCTGGTTTGCCGACAAAGCCCGCTCCGGCGGCGGCCCGCTGATCGATATCGGCGTGCACGTGATCGACCTGTGCTGGTATCTGATGGGCCGGCCCAAAGTGAAGTCGGTTAGCGGCAACACCTATTACAAGCTCGGCAACCGCTCCAACATCGAGAATTACGCGTTTTACCAAGCAGCGGACTACGACGCATCCCTCAACACGGTGGAGGATATGGCCAATGCGCTGATCCGCTTCGAAAACGGGGCCTCCCTGCTGGTGGACGTCAGCTTTTCGCTGCATGCCAAGCAGAATTCCGCCCTGGTCAACATTTACGGAGAAAAAGGCGGCGCCGAGATTGAACCGGAGCTGTCGATCGTTACGGAACGCCATAATACGATCATCAATATCGATCCGCAAATCAGCACGCCCGCATTCGATTTCCAAGGCAGCTTCCAGAACGAAATCAACCATTTTGTGGACAGCTGTCTGGACGGCGTGCCGCCGATCAGCCCGGTGGAGGACGGTGTGGAGATCATCAAAATATTAAACGCGATTTACCAATCGGCCGAGGAAGGCCGAGAAATCCGGTTTTAGGAGGGCGCTGGCATATGAAGCTGAACAATAAGATCGGTATCATCGTCGACAGTTTGGGCCTGGGCGTCACGGAAGGCCTGAAAAAAGCGAAGGAACTGGGCGCCGAAGGCGTGCAAATCTACGCCGTGTCCGGCGAAATGGACCCGGCCGCGCTGACCGCGGCCAAACGCAAAGAGCTGCGAAGCTATATCGAAGGGCTGGGCCTGGAAATATCCGCCCTCTGCGGCGATCTGGGCGGCCACGGATTTCAGGACGCCGCCGCCAATCCGGCCAAAATCGAAAAGTCGAAGCGCATACTCGATTTGGCCGTTGAGCTCGGCACGAACATCGTGACGACCCATATCGGCATCGTGCCGGAGGACCTAAGCAGCCCGATCTACGCTGCTATGCAGCAGGCCTGCGAGGAGCTAGGCGTCTACGCCAAAAGCTTGAACGCCTATTTTGCCATCGAAACGGGGCCGGAACCGGCCGCTCATTTGAAAAGCTTCCTGGACACGCTGAGCACAAACGGCGTTTCCGTCAATTTCGACCCGGCCAATATGGTCATGGTGACGGGCGACGATCCGGTGCAGGGCGTCAAGACGCTGCGGGACTATATCGTGCATACGCACGTAAAGGACGGGGTGCGCCTGCGCCCGGTCGATCCCCGGGACGTATACGGCTTCCTCGGCTACGAGGCGATGGATCACGAAAAGATCGCCGACATGGCTTCCTCCGGCGGCGCCGGGTTTGCGGAGGTTCCGCTGGGCGAAGGCCGGGTGGATTTCCCGGCTTATTTTGCCGCCCTGCAGGAGATCGGCTACACCGGCTATCTGACGATCGAGCGGGAAGTCGGCGACAAGCCGGAGGAAGACATCAGAAAAGCGGTCGAGTTCATCCGGTCTTTCCGGGGATGACCCGAGGGCAAAGCGGATGTGATTCGCAAGAGCAGCAAGAGCCGTGAGCCGCAAGAGCCGAGCCGCGCACAGCGGCCTTAAGCCGGAACGATCTTAGGATGGAAGGAGACGCGCTGTAAAACATGAAACTCGGAATAAGCTCTTATAGTCTTTATCAGGCCATGCAGATGGACGGCATGACTATTCTGGAGGCGATCGACTGGATCGCCGGCATCGGCGGGGAGCATGTCGAAATCGTGCCGCTGGGTTTCGATTTGAAGCAAACCCCCGAACTCATCGGGCAAATCCGCGAGCGGGCCGCCAAAGCGGGAATCGCCGTTTCCAACTATGCCATCGGCGCCAACTTCATTACGGACACGGAAGAAGCTTACGAGTCGGAAATCCGCCGGGTCATGCGGGAAGTCGACATTGCCCATGCCCTCGGCGTCAAGCTGATGCGCCATGACGTCGCTTCCCGGCAGGACACCTCGATCATACGCTTTCAGGAGGATCTTCCGCGCATCGCCGAAGCCTGCCGGCGGATCGCCGATTACGCTGCGCAGTACGGCATTACGACCAGCCTGGAGAACCACGGCTATTACGTTCAGGCCAGCGACCGGGTACAGGCGGTGCTCCACGCGGTCGGCCGGCCGAATTACAAGACGACGCTGGACGTCGGCAACTTTGTGTGCGTGGACGAACAGCCCGTGATCGCGGTGAAGAAAAACATCGCCTACGCGTCGATGGTTCACGTCAAAGACTTCTACATCCGTCCGGCGGACCGCAACCCTGGAGAAGGCTGGTTCCGCAGCGCGGGCGGCGGGTATTTGCGCGGCGCGATCGCCGGCCAGGGCGACCTCGATCTGCGGGAGATTCTCCGCATCGTCAAGCGCTCCGGCTATGACGGCTTCCTGTCCATCGAATACGAAGGCATGGAGGAGTGCCGCAAAGGAACCAAAATCGCCTTCGAGAATGTGCGGCGAATTTGGGAGGAAGTGTAGCCGCCCGCTTGGTCCGTGTTCGGCGGATTAAAGCGCAAACTTCATTGGAACTTGCGTTTATACGGACGAGGTATACTTTAGTATACCTCGTTTTTTGGGCGGTACATGGCCGCCGGGATGGCGGCTCCGGACTTCAGAAATTCGGCCCACAGCCGCCACATCACCTGGTCATAAGAGCGTTTGTCCTTTTTCCTATCTTGTGCATTTCGGGAAGAACCACTCCAATTAGAATCAGTATAACACCGCACCATTGTACCGGGCTGACGTTTTCATGAAGCACTATCGAAGAAAGCATTACGGCAACCGGCAATTCGGCAGCGCCCAAAATCCCTCCCATCGCCTCTCCGATATGAGGTATTCCGATGGCGAAGAGCAGCGGCGGAATAAACGCTCCAAATAAGCCTAACAGAAATCCGTACATTAGCAGCGGTCCGAACAGCAACCCGTTAAACAAGAAATAAGGCGGGAATAACACGATAAGTAAAATAAATCCGCCGGTAACCATCCAAGCGCTCCGGTATGCCGGATGAACGGAAGGAACCGCTTTTCCGCTGAACAGAAGAAACATGGAATAGCTCACTGCCGAAAATAAACCGAAAATAATGCCGGTTCGCTCGATGTTTGCCGAACCTTGCGCGTTTAGGCCGGCCGCCAGCAAAGTACCCACAAACAACACGAACAGGGTCGCCACCATCATCTTTCCGGGACGCCGCCGCTTGCTTACCGCTTGGATCAGTGCGCTGATCCACGTGAATTGAAACAATAAAATAATCGCCAGCGAAGCGGGGATATACTGAAGGGAATGATAGTAAAGCAATCCCGTAACAACTGTTGGGGCCCCCGCCAACATAAGCAGCAATCTTTGCTTCCACGTTAACCCTTTATCCGCAATGACGGCGGAAAAAGTCTCCGGTTGCCTCCGCTTTTTACGCAACGCCTTGCGTTTCGTGTACAAGGCCATCAACCAGGATAAAATTAAACCGATCAATAGCTGCGCTCCTACCACTTCCCCTAGTTTAAAACCTTCGCCGTAAGCCAACACGACAATGGTCGATAACACACCGTAACTCATGGCTCCTGCTAAAACGGAAATCCAATACTTCATAAAAACCCGATCCTCCTGCACCAAATTGTATCGATTTATGAACAACGCAAAAAATCCTAACCACGCGATAAGGAAGAAGTTCTGAATTCCTTGTCATCGTAGTTAGGAAGTAAAGGCTCCCTGTAGAAACCCCCGCCCTGTCGGCATTGGCCGATTACGGGGTTATACGAGAAAGTATGATTTTTTTCGCAACAGATTAGATATTAAACGAATATAAAATTACTGTCAACCGTGATGTCCGTGACGACTAAGTCCGGCTTGGGGCGGTTGAGCCTGTCCAAAGCTGTGAAACGGTTAACGCCGGGGCGATTACGGAATCAGGTCCAGCGCCTGCTGCGGCACAAAAGCTTCAACCCCGTTGTACACGACCACACCTTCCAGTTGCGTTTTCTTGCCGTTCAGGACAGCGATACTTTGGTGCAGCGGCAGTTCCAGCTTGTCGCCGCCTTTAGTAACGATGATCTTGCCGTTTTTGTCATCCAGTGTGTAAGTTGCGCCCTTGGCCGTGAAGGCCGGCTTGGCTTTAACAAACAATCTGTCCGTCGCTGCGTCCAAATCAAGCCCCATCACGCGCGCCATGTATTTGGCCACGCCGGTGTTGTCGATCACGCCCGTCGGACGGTCGCCGTTCGGCGCGTAGGTGTACAGAACCACATCGCCGCCCGTATGTCCGCCCGTCGTCCAGCCGATCCCCGACCGCTTGCTGATCATCGGACCTACCGTATAATTCAGGCTGCCGGCTTCGGCCTCTTTTATGGCTTTAATTTCTTCCGCCGTCAGGTCGGCAATGCCGAAATATCGGGCCATCACTTCTTTGATGTTGGTCCGCTTCGCGTTCAGCTTGGCTTCCAGTCCTTCGCCGGTCAGCTTCGCTTTTTGGAGCGGGCCGATGAACGTGGACAGCGGTTCCTTGTCATAGCTTCCGGTTGTCGACGCGTTGCCGATCGTCAATCCGCCGTTGCCATGGTCGGTTACGGCCACAATCGCGGTCTGCCCGTCGTCTTTGGCGAAATCGAGCGCAACTTTGACCGCCTCGTCAAAAGCCAGTACATCGCTAATGACTCCGATCGGATCGTTGGCGTGGGCGGCCCAGTCGACTTTGCTGCCTTCCACCATGAGGAAGAAACCGTCCTCGTCTTTGGACAGAACTTCAATCGCTTTGGCGGTCATCTCGGCCAGACTCGGCTCCGTGGAAGGATCGCGGTCCATGTCGTAGGCCAACCCGGCAGGCGCAAAAGCTCCCCATATCTTGTTTGATTTGGAAGCCTTCAGCGCGGCCGGAGTCGTTACATAATCGTAACCGAGAGCTTTGATGGATGCAATCAGGTCGGCCCCGTCTTTGCGGCCTTGGGGGCTCAGATATTCGGCGCCCCCGCCCAGCACAACGTCCATTCCGTTATATACCTGCTGCATGCTTAGCGCGTCATAATTTTTACGGTCCGGATAATGGGCGGAAAAGTCCGCCGGAGTGGCGTGCATAATTTCAGACGTTGCGATAATCCCCGTGGCTTTGCCGGACAGCTTCGCCGCCTCGAGCACCGAAGCCACCGGTTTTTTCTCGTCCCCCGGTTGGATTTTGGCTTGTCCCGGCATCGTCGCTTTGTCCGGCAGCACGCCAACATAACCTGTATGCGATTTATGCCCGGTCGCAAAAGCGGTTCCCGCCGGAGCCGAATCCGCAATCGCCGCGTCGGCCGAATGGGTACGTACGAGACCGCTTGCCATTTGATCCAGCGTCAGACTGCTGCCTTTATACCATCTGGACAACGCCGTAGCGTCATTCGCCATCCCGTCCGGAATAAGAATAATGACATGTTTGATAGCCGCCCCCGTCTCCTGCGCTGCGGCGGTACCGCTTCCACCCGTCGAAACCGTCAAAACGAGCGCCGAGGCGATTAACAAACTTGCCACCCTTTTCAAACCTTGTCCAAGCATGAACCATCCTCCATCCCATGAAATTCGTATATTTTACATTTTTCAGTATAGAGGACGTATATTAGAATAACGTAAATTTATTCCCATATTCATGTAAAAATGCAAATTGCCTCCCGGCATGATCTGACTAACGCCCATATCCAAAGCGGGCAATATGAAGCGGGCCGGATCGTATGATAATAAGCGCGGCAGTTATGAACGCGGCTATCTCTTAAGCGCAGAAATGTTAATAAAATAGTCAATGTTTTTAATACAATTGTATTAATTGTTCACCTCTCATAGGCGATAAATATGATGGCAGCACCACAATCATTAGGCAGAAAGGGGGTGAAATCGATGAATATACTTACGCCGGGAGTGATCAGCGGATTGATAGGAGCTTCCAACTATATGCATGCGTCCAATGCGCCTATGGCGGTTTACAATAAGGAAGCGGCGAAAATTAATCCCGATACGGAAAAAATGGGAAGGGCTTTAGGCGTTGCCGGCAACGCTCTCAACTCGGCCAGAAGCGAAAGCGATACTGCGGCGGAGGAATTGGAAAAGGCACAGGAACAAGCAAAAAAGCAAGAAAAGGCCGAGCAGGAAGCAAAACTGCAAAAGGATATGGAAGCGAAAATAAAGGCGCAGCAAGAGTATGCAAACCAACCTGCCGATACGGTAGAGATCAGCAAAGAAGGGCAGTTAGCACTCAATGGCAACGATCCGGCCGGCGCGCAACAAAATCCGGATGCTGTTGAGATCAAGAGCCAACCCGCAGTTGAGCCCAAAATATACACATCCGACGGTACGGCCTTCACAGTATCCGCAGACATAAATGTATCGCCGGCGATTTCGGTAAGGGTATAGCTTGGAGAAAAAAGAGGCTACGTCCCAATTCGGCGCCTGACCGATGGGACCGTAGCCCGTATTGTTTGTCCGCTAAAAACCTTCGTCCGGCAGCGTCAGCACCGAATCCCGATCGTGACGATTTCGCAGGGTCCGGTCATCAGGGACAGACAACCGACGGCGTCTTTGCTCAGCGGAGTTCCCTCCTCTTCCAGAATCGTCGTTTTGTAAAAATGCTCATGTTCGAAATCCGCGCAAAATGTCAGCTCTCCCGGCTGCCGGCTCATATTGTACCAGCGGAACATCAGGTCGCCGGTTTCTTCGTTTATTTTCAGCGAAGAAAAGGCCAGCTCTTTGCTTTCCCAGCGGAACGGCGCTGAGCTTGGAGCGAGCGTTCCTTCATGTATGCCGGTTTGGCACACGGTCCAAGGCACCTGGAACTGGTACGCCTCCGCAAATGCTCCGGAAACGATGCCGTCGCCTGTATGCGGGATCAGCTCCATACGCATCGTATGGGTACCGAGACACTGGGCTTCCGGCGTCGGAAACAAGCCCCAGTCGCCAAGCTCGCCTACGCAGCGCAGCAGCGTGACCGCGATTGTGTTCCGGCCATCAAGCAGCACTTCGTATTCGTTCAGTCCGAGATTGGCGACCGTTAAACCGGCCTTCTCCCCGCTTACGTCCACAAAAGCTTGCTGATGCTGGGTATTGCTCGGATTTTCCCACTCCGGCGCCGGAACGTTGCCGCGCTCCGCGATTTCAAACATCGAATCGGCGCGATGCACGGAAGCTTCCAGGTCCGTAGGGAACAGCACCCGAATGCGGTGGTCTTTCGCCGTGTTGTCGATCGTCGTTTCGATCTCTACACCTCTGCTGCCGGCTTCAAGCGAAATGACCGTGCGCAGCTTCAGCTTCGTCAGCTTGCCGCTGCGCTGCGCCTTGCGCTGCGGATAATACACCAGCTCGCGCATCTCCTCGTCCAGCTTGTCGTCGGCGGAGGCCGGGATCTCCCATGCGCGGCACACTTCCACCGCGGCCCGGTACGGCGTATCCTCCAGCACGCGGATCTGCGCCGGCAGACCTTTGGTGGTCAGCGGCTGTTCGCCTTCCGGCTGCTTGTACATGTATTCGTTGCCGATATCGCCGGTATCCTCATAGATGCCGAGGTCGCGGTAGATTTGGCCGGTCGCTTTATCGGTCAGCGCAAACGAACCGTCGCCGGCGATCTCCACTTTCAGCCCGGCGTTTTCCATGACCAGGCCGCCGGTAAACAGCGAGGCCGGTGCTGCCGCGGCGGCCGTTTGGGGGCGCACCCAGGCGTACGCGCGGTGCCCCAGCGCCGGTACCTGCTCCGCCTGGAACGTCAGCTTCACCCGGCGGCACATGTACGGCTGCCGGAACTTGTCGTCCGGCAGGTCGTAGCCGAACAGCAAGCCGAGGTCTTCCACCGTGCAAGGCACGGCGTTCCCCGCCTCGTCCACCAGCTCGCGGCCGGAC from Paenibacillus macerans includes:
- a CDS encoding alkaline phosphatase, with translation MLGQGLKRVASLLIASALVLTVSTGGSGTAAAQETGAAIKHVIILIPDGMANDATALSRWYKGSSLTLDQMASGLVRTHSADAAIADSAPAGTAFATGHKSHTGYVGVLPDKATMPGQAKIQPGDEKKPVASVLEAAKLSGKATGIIATSEIMHATPADFSAHYPDRKNYDALSMQQVYNGMDVVLGGGAEYLSPQGRKDGADLIASIKALGYDYVTTPAALKASKSNKIWGAFAPAGLAYDMDRDPSTEPSLAEMTAKAIEVLSKDEDGFFLMVEGSKVDWAAHANDPIGVISDVLAFDEAVKVALDFAKDDGQTAIVAVTDHGNGGLTIGNASTTGSYDKEPLSTFIGPLQKAKLTGEGLEAKLNAKRTNIKEVMARYFGIADLTAEEIKAIKEAEAGSLNYTVGPMISKRSGIGWTTGGHTGGDVVLYTYAPNGDRPTGVIDNTGVAKYMARVMGLDLDAATDRLFVKAKPAFTAKGATYTLDDKNGKIIVTKGGDKLELPLHQSIAVLNGKKTQLEGVVVYNGVEAFVPQQALDLIP
- a CDS encoding alpha-mannosidase; translation: MKKKRTAHIISHTHWDREWYLPYEKHHVRLVQLVDALLDKLDGDTAFKSFYLDGQTIILEDYLQVRPENKERLEKYIRKGRILIGPWYILQDAFLTSGEANIRNMQIGHQDAKKYGAPAKIGYFPDTFGLVGQTPQLMRQSGIDNAFFGRGVKPTGFNNTVSDGGYESSFSELIWEGPDGSKVLGILFANWYSNGNEVPVDEAEAKAFWDRKLADAEKYAATDELLFMNGCDHQPLQLDLPEAIRTAEKLYPDTKFVHSTLPDYLQALEGALGGRELSTVKGELRSQRTDGWGTLVNTASSRVYLKQMNQEGQTLLEKVAEPLAAVAKMLGKNYPHHLFTYAWKTLMQNHPHDSICGCSVDEVHREMVTRFAKSRHVAEAIIDDSKRAVAEAVNTSIFAGYGKDPLPLVVMNTTGWNRTGTVTVELDAARLYLREELGLEETARRMKAVDLSGRELVDEAGNAVPCTVEDLGLLFGYDLPDDKFRQPYMCRRVKLTFQAEQVPALGHRAYAWVRPQTAAAAAPASLFTGGLVMENAGLKVEIAGDGSFALTDKATGQIYRDLGIYEDTGDIGNEYMYKQPEGEQPLTTKGLPAQIRVLEDTPYRAAVEVCRAWEIPASADDKLDEEMRELVYYPQRKAQRSGKLTKLKLRTVISLEAGSRGVEIETTIDNTAKDHRIRVLFPTDLEASVHRADSMFEIAERGNVPAPEWENPSNTQHQQAFVDVSGEKAGLTVANLGLNEYEVLLDGRNTIAVTLLRCVGELGDWGLFPTPEAQCLGTHTMRMELIPHTGDGIVSGAFAEAYQFQVPWTVCQTGIHEGTLAPSSAPFRWESKELAFSSLKINEETGDLMFRWYNMSRQPGELTFCADFEHEHFYKTTILEEEGTPLSKDAVGCLSLMTGPCEIVTIGIRC